The following proteins are co-located in the Syngnathus scovelli strain Florida chromosome 5, RoL_Ssco_1.2, whole genome shotgun sequence genome:
- the tmem186 gene encoding transmembrane protein 186, which translates to MPALICSALAGRGRSHLLSCIRGSCQQLRVPLSSGVWPCASKHLNIHQGCRGPLTPQITASVRCSDLSTQKYDMIYKFPHIKLFRAVSRLKLLQTGITVIILPPVYVLYLMGDASLFLVNYTTAMALFAGVMLYTASHFFRRVVGMMYLDSSHNTLKVSHLTFWGRRHDIYMPVSDVMTIADTGDSSHETVLKLKRYSTPQTLFFSTRFGQVVDKQRFEKVFGSLN; encoded by the exons ATGCCTGCCTTG ATCTGTTCAGCCTTAGCAGGCAGGGGGAGGTCTCACCTCCTGTCCTGCATAAGAGGATCATGCCAGCAGCTTAGAGTTCCCTTGTCTTCTGGAGTTTGGCCTTGTGCATCCAAGCACTTAAACATCCATCAAGGCTGTCGTGGACCCCTTACTCcccaaatcacagcctctgtcagGTGCTCAGATTTGTCCACACAGAAATATGACATGATTTATAAATTCCCTCACATAAAGCTCTTCAGAGCCGTGTCCAGGCTAAAATTACTCCAAACCGGGATCACTGTGATTATCCTTCCACCTGTGTACGTTCTATACCTAATGGGAGATGCCTCCCTTTTTCTTGTCAACTACACGACAGCAATGGCTTTGTTTGCTGGTGTCATGTTGTACACAGCTAGCCACTTCTTCAGGAGGGTTGTGGGAATGATGTACCTAGATTCATCCCATAACACGCTCAAAGTGTCCCACCTGACATTCTGGGGTAGGCGCCATGACATTTACATGCCCGTGTCTGATGTTATGACTATTGCGGACACCGGGGACTCTTCACACGAGACTGTACTGAAACTGAAGCGTTATAGCACTCCCCAGACGTTGTTTTTCTCCACACGTTTTGGACAGGTGGTGGACAAACAACGCTTTGAGAAGGTTTTTGGAAGTTTAAATTGA
- the gde1 gene encoding glycerophosphodiester phosphodiesterase 1 translates to MLQLGDDISLYSVVFVVVLLATRSPVWSGVLTGCLYLFLAMFRFPQLPTGRSRQVLHPAGFENVSVVAHRGGGHDAPENTIAAIRLASKNGASGVELDLEFSADGVPILMHDETIDRTTNGSGTLRQLRFADLAKLDASAKHRLRDKFAGEKIPTLEQAVEECIKLKLTIYFDVKGHPNEAAAALSALYNKHPVLYNCSIVCSFEPKVIYKMRQTDPQVITALTHRPWRLSRFGDGSPRYQSPWKHHWLTLMDIVLDWAHHHLLWKLCGISAFLVQKNFVSQDYVQYWSQRGVEVVAWTINNGVEKQHYQELLKVSYITDSLVEDCDPHY, encoded by the exons ATGCTGCAGCTGGGCGATGACATCTCGCTCTACTCTGTCGTATTCGTGGTGGTCCTGCTGGCCACTCGCAGCCCGGTGTGGTCCGGCGTCCTTACTGGctgcctctacctcttcctggCCATGTTCCGCTTCCCACAGCTGCCAACCGGCCGATCCCGACAAGTGCTTCATCCGGCCGGATTCGAGAATGTGTCCGTGGTGGCTCACCGGGGAGGCGGACACGATGCCCCGGAGAACACGATAGCGGCCATCCGACTG GCGAGCAAGAATGGGGCCTCTGGAGTGGAACTCGACCTGGAGTTCTCTGCAGACGGGGTCCCAATTCTGATGCATGACGAGACCATCGATCGGACCACAAATGGATCAGGCACCCTTAGACAATTAAGATTTGCTGACTTGGCTAAACTTGACGCATCTGCTAAACATCGACTCAG GGACAAGTTTGCTGGTGAGAAGATCCCAACGCTGGAGCAGGCAGTGGAGGAATGCATCAAATTGAAGCTCACCATATACTTTGATGTGAAAGGCCATCCAAACGAG GCAGCTGCAGCGCTCTCAGCTCTTTACAACAAGCATCCAGTCCTGTACAACTGCAGCATTGTCTGTTCTTTCGAACCCAAGGTCATCTACAAG ATGAGGCAGACTGACCCTCAGGTGATCACCGCATTGACCCACAGGCCCTGGCGCTTGAGCCGCTTTGGCGATGGCTCCCCACGTTACCAGTCACCATGGAAACACCACTGGCTGACATTAATGGATATTGTGCTGGACTGGGCCCACCATCACTTGCTGTGGAAGCTTTGTGGCATTTCCGCCTTCCTGGTGCAAAAGAACTTTGTCTCGCA GGACTATGTGCAGTACTGGAGCCAGAGAGGGGTGGAGGTGGTCGCCTGGACCATAAACAACGGCGTGGAGAAGCAACACTACCAGGAGCTTCTGAAAGTCAGTTACATCACAGATAGCCTTGTGGAGGACTGTGACCCGCACTACTGA